One genomic segment of Bernardetia sp. includes these proteins:
- a CDS encoding DUF1987 domain-containing protein has product MNPPIFYIEGKKYIPEVRFDATKGLLEFSGQCYHEYTEEFFAPIYKWVSEYLEEPARKVTLEFKMNYYNTVCSRCFLEFLEMFEDYALNQGGQVTVNWYYKSNDYDMQESGEDYQDDLELDINLISH; this is encoded by the coding sequence ATGAATCCACCTATTTTTTATATAGAAGGAAAAAAATATATTCCAGAAGTTCGTTTTGATGCTACAAAAGGACTTTTAGAGTTTTCTGGACAATGCTACCACGAATATACAGAAGAATTTTTTGCTCCTATTTATAAATGGGTAAGCGAATACTTAGAAGAACCTGCTCGTAAAGTTACATTGGAATTTAAGATGAATTATTATAATACAGTATGTTCTCGTTGTTTTTTAGAGTTTTTAGAAATGTTTGAAGACTATGCACTCAATCAAGGAGGACAGGTTACTGTAAATTGGTATTACAAATCAAACGACTATGATATGCAAGAAAGTGGGGAAGATTATCAAGATGATTTAGAACTTGATATCAATCTTATTTCACACTAA
- a CDS encoding DUF3185 family protein has product MKKSVGIIVLVVGVLLAAFGFYQNEASSKTLIQIGKTEINTQKNDPMTNPLIIGGGVVAIIGLVVVVVAKK; this is encoded by the coding sequence ATGAAAAAATCTGTTGGTATTATTGTTTTAGTAGTAGGTGTTTTACTTGCTGCTTTTGGCTTTTATCAAAATGAAGCCTCTTCAAAAACCCTTATTCAAATTGGAAAAACAGAAATCAATACACAAAAGAACGACCCTATGACAAACCCTCTAATTATAGGAGGAGGTGTGGTAGCAATTATTGGTCTAGTAGTAGTTGTTGTAGCTAAAAAGTAG